One segment of Castanea sativa cultivar Marrone di Chiusa Pesio chromosome 3, ASM4071231v1 DNA contains the following:
- the LOC142628135 gene encoding uncharacterized protein LOC142628135, with protein MEDNHGAFESNSNEVTTGNDHGWQKVTYAKRQRKTKPNSSDSASGRIVSNGAVPGADNVFRSLEQQSAIRRLQILEAQRSAVAVDADFDAPVRSKNEYDSSDEENERVVENGKAEEAKKVKPKKPKKPKVSVSDAAAKIDADDLSAFLVNISESYKGQHEIQLMRFADYFGRAFSAVTAAQFPWVKMFRESTVAKFADIPLSYISEAVYKISADWINKCSNEAFGSFLSWSLDSIFADLVSQQASAKGSKKGVPHVSSKSQVAVFVVVAMVLRRKPDVLVDFLPTLRENSKYQGQDKLPVIVWMIVQACQGDLAVGLHAWARNLLPLVTGKSSNPQSRDLVLQLVERIMSAPKARPILVNGAVRKGERLMPPSAFEILMRVTFPASSARVKATERFEAIYPTLKEVALAGTPGSKTMKQVSQQILSFAVKAAGESIPELSKEATGVFIWCLTQHADCFKQWDMVYEDNLEASVAVLRKLSEDWKELSVKLSPLDPLRETLKNFRNKNEKALASGADAAHLARFKDADKYCKAILGKASRGYGCVKSVAFVVIALAVGAAYMSPNMESLDWKKLSVVFSSQQSF; from the exons ATGGAAGACAATCACGGAGCTTTCGAATCCAATAGCAACGAAGTTACCACCGGCAATGACCATGGCTGGCAAAAGGTGACATACGCGAAGCGTCAGAGGAAAACCAAGCCAAATTCTTCCGATTCCGCCTCCGGTAGAATCGTTTCCAACGGAGCTGTTCCCGGCGCCGACAACGTTTTCCGGTCTCTGGAGCAGCAATCGGCGATCCGCCGCCTCCAAATTCTCGAGGCGCAGAGATCCGCCGTTGCTGTGGATGCCGATTTCGACGCTCCGGTCAGATCGAAGAACGAGTACGATAGTAGCGATGAGGAGAACGAGCGCGTGGTGGAGAATGGGAAGGCCGAGGAGGCCAAGAAAGTGAAGCCGAAGAAGCCAAAGAAACCAAAGGTTTCGGTCTCCGATGCGGCCGCGAAGATCGACGCCGATGATCTCTCGGCTTTTCTCGTCAATATATCG GAATCGTATAAGGGACAGCATGAAATACAGCTGATGCGATTTGCGGACTACTTCGGCCGAGCATTTTCGGCTGTGACCGCAGCTCAGTTTCCATGGGTGAAGATGTTCAGGGAGTCCACCGTGGCGAAATTCGCTGAT ATTCCTCTCTCTTATATTTCTGAAGCTGTTTATAAGATATCGGCTGACTGGATCAACAAATGTTCCAATGAGGCATTTGGTTCCTTTTTATCATGGTCTCTAGACAGCATTTTTGCTGACTTAGTAAGCCAACAAGCTAGTGCCAAGGGCTCTAAAAAGGGTGTGCCACATGTATCATCCAAATCACAG GTAGCAGTGTTTGTAGTTGTAGCAATGGTTTTGCGAAGGAAACCTGATGTATTAGTTGATTTCTTGCCGACGTTGAGGGAGAATTCCAAGTATCAAGGACAAGATAAGCTTCCAGTTATTGTATGGATGATAGTGCAG GCCTGTCAAGGAGACCTGGCTGTAGGGCTGCATGCATGGGCACGCAACCTCTTGCCTCTGGTCACTGGCAAAAGCAGTAATCCTCAGTCAAGGGACCTGGTTTTGCAGCTGGTGGAGAG AATTATGTCTGCCCCAAAAGCTCGCCCTATTCTTGTAAATGGTGCAGTTAGGAAGGGGGAGAGGTTGATGCCACCTTCTGCGTTTGAGATACTCATGCGAGTTACCTTCCCTGCTTCCTCAGCTAGAGTAAAG GCTACTGAAAGGTTTGAGGCCATATATCCCACCTTAAAAGAGGTGGCTCTTGCTGGCACCCCTGGAAGCAAAACAATGAAACAAGTCTCACAGCAGATACTGAGTTTTGCTGTCAAAGCAGCAGGAGAAA GCATTCCTGAGTTATCCAAAGAAGCAACTGGTGTTTTCATTTGGTGCTTGACGCAACATGCTGATTGTTTCAAGCAGTGG GACATGGTTTATGAGGACAATCTAGAAGCAAGtgttgctgttttgagaaaactTTCTGAGGACTGGAAAGAGCTTTCTGTGAAACTGTCTCCTCTTGACCCTCTGCGGGAAACTCTCAAGAACTTTAGGAACAAG AATGAGAAAGCATTGGCTAGTGGGGCAGATGCTGCTCACCTTGCACGCTTCAAGGATGCAGACAAGTATTGTAAGGCAATATTGGGAAAGGCATCACGTGGCTATGGGTGTGTTAAAAGTGTGGCCTTTGTTGTCATTGCCTTGGCTGTGGGTGCTGCTTACATGTCCCCAAACATGGAGTCTCTCGATTGGAAGAAACTCTCTGTAGTTTTCAGTTCTCAACAATCTTTCTGA